TCGCGCGGGTCGCGCTCGGCACGCCGTACATCGACTACAACGGCCGCTTCTGCATGTCCTCCGCCGCGGCCGCCGCAAATCGGACCTTCGGGATGGATCGCGGGCTCGGCTTCCCGCTGGCTGACCTTGGCGGCGCCGACGCGGTGCTCATCATGGGCTCCAACGTCGCGGTGACCATGCCTCCCCTGGTGCAGCACTTGGCGGGCGTGCGCGAGCGCGGCGGACTGATCTACGTGGACCCTCGCGTGACCGCGACGTCGCGACTGGCTGAGGACGGCCGCGGGCTCCACCTGCAGATCGTGCCTGGCACCGATATGGCCGTGCTGCTGACCCTGCTGCACGTGCTGATCGATGAGGGACTCACCGACGAGTCGTACCTCGCAGAGCGCACGAGCGGTTGGGAGGCGGTGCGCGCCTCCGTCAGCCAGTGGTGGCCCGAGCGCGCCGAGGCGGTCACCGGCGTTCCCGCCGAGAAGCTCCGCGCCACGGCGCGCCTGCTCGCGGCGGCCTCGCCCTCTCGCGGCGGCAAGGGTGCCTACATCCTCACCGGTCGAGGGCTCGAGCAGATGGCGTCGGGCACCGACGCTGTCTCTGCGGCGATCAACCTCGCACTCGCACTCGGCCTGCCGGGACGCGTCGGCTCCGGCTACGCGCCCGTGACCGGTCAGGGCAACGGTCAGGGGGGTCGCGAGCACGGCTTGAAGGCCGACCAACTGCCCGGCTACTCGTTGATTTCCGACCCGGCGCGGCGCGACCACGTGGCCGGAGTGTGGGGAGTGGACCCTGACACGCTCCCTGGCCCTGGCGTCCCAGCGGTCCAGTTGCTGGCGAGTCTTGGCACTCCCGCTGCTCCAGGCACCCCCGGCACGTCGGGCAAGCCGGGCATCCCAGGGACCCCTGCCGGGCCCAAGGCGCTGCTGGTGCACGGCTCCAACGTGGTGGTCTCCGCGCCCAATGCCGACGAAGTGACGCGCTCGCTCCAGAGCCTCGACTTCCTGGTGGTGGCCGACGTGGTTCACTCCGAGACGGCGTCCTACGCCGACGTGGTGCTGCCCGTCACCCAATGGGCTGAAGAGGAGGGCACCATGACCAACCTTGAGGGTCGAGTCCTTCGCCGCCGCAAGGCGGTCGACGCCCCCGGTCAGGCCAAGAGCGAGCTGTGGGTGCTGGCGGAACTTGCGCGACGCCTGGGATGCGCCGCGGCGTTTCCCACGGAGGCGTCGGACGTGTTCGACGAACTCGCGAAGGCGTCGGCCGGGGGCGTGGCCGACTACTCCGGCATCACCTACTCCCGGCTCGACGCCGGCGAGCAGCTCCACTGGCCGTGCCCGGCGTCGGACGGAGCCGACCACCCTGGCACCGAGCGGGTGTTCCTCGACCGCTTCGCCAAGCCAGACGGCCTGGCCCACATGGTGGCCGTGCGCTACCAGGGACCGCGCGACGACGTCCGCGCCTCCGCGACGCTCTACCTGGTCACCGGCAGGGTCTTGGCGCACTACCAATCAGGAGCGCAGACGAGGAGGGTCGCGGAGCTGGCCGCCGCCGAGCCGGAGGCGTACGTGCAGATTCACCTCGCAGCCGCCGCAGACCTCGGCGTCGAGGAGGGGGATTTGGTGACCGTGACGTCGACGCGAGGGAGCGTCGTGGTGCCCGCCAGATTGTCCGCGGACGTGCGTCCAGACACCGTGTTCATGCCCTTCCACTGGGCCGGCAGTGCCAACGTGCTCACGAATGACGCCGTGGACCCGGTGTCAGGAATGCCCGAGTTCAAGGTGTGCGCCGTCTCGGTCGAGCGCTTTGCCCAGGAGGCCGCGGCATGAGGCGCATCGTGGTGATCGGTCACGGCATGGTGGGCAGCCGCTTTGTCGAGGACCTGGTGGCGGCCGACGAAGACGTGCACGTCACGATCCTGGGCAAGGAGGACGTGCCCGCCTACAACAGGGTGCTGCTGTCCTCCGTGGTCGCCGGTTCCAAGAATCCCGAGGTGCTCGACATTGCCGCGCCAGCGCACTCGCGCGTGTGGGTGCTGACGGGAGTGCACGCCGCGAGCATCGATCGCGAGCTGATGATCGTGACCGACTCGACGGGCCGCAAGCACCCGTACTCGAGCCTGGTGATCGCGGCGGGTTCCGTTGCGCGCGTCCCACCCATTCACGGCGTGGCAGATCAAGACGGACTGATACCAGGGGTGTTCGTGCTCAAGGACATGGCGGACGCGCAGGGGATCGTGGCAGCGGCTGCGACGGCCCGACGCGCGGTCGTGTTGGGCGCAGGAGTGTTGGGCCTCGAGGTCGCCACGGGGCTGGCATCGCGCGGGCTCTCCGTGCGACTGGTGCACATCGCCGA
The Demequina sp. TMPB413 DNA segment above includes these coding regions:
- a CDS encoding molybdopterin oxidoreductase family protein; its protein translation is MADTIAVTASLGAHAPGGAVATHCPYCALQCAQTLTPTSGSRLPVAVEGREFPTNKGGMCQKGWTSPEVLRASDRLTAPLIRDERGGALREATWDEALDLIATRLTRIQADHGRDAVAVFGGGGLTNEKAYALGKFARVALGTPYIDYNGRFCMSSAAAAANRTFGMDRGLGFPLADLGGADAVLIMGSNVAVTMPPLVQHLAGVRERGGLIYVDPRVTATSRLAEDGRGLHLQIVPGTDMAVLLTLLHVLIDEGLTDESYLAERTSGWEAVRASVSQWWPERAEAVTGVPAEKLRATARLLAAASPSRGGKGAYILTGRGLEQMASGTDAVSAAINLALALGLPGRVGSGYAPVTGQGNGQGGREHGLKADQLPGYSLISDPARRDHVAGVWGVDPDTLPGPGVPAVQLLASLGTPAAPGTPGTSGKPGIPGTPAGPKALLVHGSNVVVSAPNADEVTRSLQSLDFLVVADVVHSETASYADVVLPVTQWAEEEGTMTNLEGRVLRRRKAVDAPGQAKSELWVLAELARRLGCAAAFPTEASDVFDELAKASAGGVADYSGITYSRLDAGEQLHWPCPASDGADHPGTERVFLDRFAKPDGLAHMVAVRYQGPRDDVRASATLYLVTGRVLAHYQSGAQTRRVAELAAAEPEAYVQIHLAAAADLGVEEGDLVTVTSTRGSVVVPARLSADVRPDTVFMPFHWAGSANVLTNDAVDPVSGMPEFKVCAVSVERFAQEAAA